The following nucleotide sequence is from Zea mays cultivar B73 chromosome 1, Zm-B73-REFERENCE-NAM-5.0, whole genome shotgun sequence.
atcgtcaagcagggggacctcatggtcgtcgccaatgtcGGCGACTCTAGGATTGTTCTcggcaccgcatccgacgacaGCGCCATCACGTCGTCTAGCTCATCGTCTACctaaagcccaacctgccacgtaagtcgctactgaccgaccatgaattcttgtgcgctgggacgacgggcgttgctgacgttgtgcgaGTGTCCTCGAATATGATGTATGTAGAGGAATAGTGTATCCGGTGGTGTAACGGCCAGAtgtactaccttgctgatgagcctAGGGTGCACTTCGTCTGGCAGCCCAGACAAgggtcatcggtactcgccatgtcgcgCACGTTCaatgactactatatcaaggactgtggcgtcatctcggcgcTGGAGGTGACTCAGAGAAGGACCGACAATaacgaccagttcgtcatcctcgccaccgtcggggtagcttttgtgtcggcctgcctttaattctcttcgcaaacatgcacacttgcctttttgtttaagcaagtgcATATGGTAGTGTGTGCctgatgactgacgatgtacgagggaacttcttccGGCAGGTGTgagacgtgctctccaatgatgagactatgcaaacgtggcatatatcgaagtttgcatgatactgatggttgtaatgtagtggtgaaacatctAGACTAAAACAACAAAATTTTTGTATGGCcaagatcacaaatggattatgaaaccttttctcataacaatataacacacattttgtatataagttatcgtggtattatatgttcccgttgcaacgtacgagcactcacctagtaacTATATATAGTTGCAACAATTCAAATGTTCATTGTACACTCGTATCTAGCTTAATTCACTTATATTAAAATAAATTATGATGAAAAATAAACTAAATTTTACTCTAAACCACTCCAAACAAAATACCGTGACACCCCAACGCACACATGGATTAAGTTGAATATCGTAAGGGCATCCAAATAAGGTCTAAAATAGTGAAAAATAGGGACAATGCATCGCCTTGTACACAAATACTTCTcaagttgtaagctctgcatagaTGAGAACAATGAAGAAAATGAAACCTCATGTATTGATATAGCCCCAAGATGAATGTACACCTTATATCCCCCGCAACTTCGACTTCAATTATCACCACCTCACATTTACAACCGCAGTTCAGCGGCATATTTTAGCATGTACTCTACAATTTTGTTCCTAGGCTTATCTTGCAACTTACAAAATGGCAAAAGTAATTTATGCCTATTATTTCAACAAGCATACACCGACACTAGATGACATCTCTACATGACTAGTTATGTTCTGTGCCAGAAATTAAATCCGCTGGGCTGCCTGCGCCTCCTCATACCTCTCCTTCGCCTCATCAATATCCTCTTTGAGCTTCATGTACTTCTGCAATGAAACATCAGAGAACATTTCAAGCTTCCCTAGAAATGTCTCCAAACTTGATTGTAAATCCATAGGGGTATAACTCCTGTGGACTTCACCCATCTCGCCGTTTGACCTTCCACTACGGGACAACGAGAGAGTTAGCTTTGAACCGCCTCGTTGCTTCTCTTGATGTGGCACGTAACGGTTTATATCAGCAGCAAGGTCCTTAATAGCATCCTCCAAATCCGTTGGTAAATCATCCAACAAATTTATCCAGCTCTCACAGGTTTTAAATATGGGCGCAACAGCATACTTTGTTATTGGATCAGCTTTGATGTTCTTTTTCCTGGAACTCTTCCTCTTCCTTTGTAGTGCCTTCACACACTTGAGTAGCCATGAATTTAGGCTCTGCAAATATGCTTTGTGGGATGCTATCCATTTCTGAAAGTTTGAACATAATGTGTTCAGCTCAACCTGAAGGAGTAGAGTTGCTTGGAACTGTGATTCTGACCGAATTGAGGTCTTCATGTTGCGAGTGCTGGATACTAGTTTAATGATATCGTGTTGATGCCGGTGACACTCAAGCATTGTTGCCCACATGCGAGTCAAACTGCAAATGGGACAAATATTGTATTTGTCAATACAGATATCACAAAAAAAAAATTTGAAAGGTGCATTGCCCACAACACTAAACCAGAGTTCTGTTACATCCTACGACAGTTCATAAGCTAAAAGAACGTTGGCATTGCTGCATCACAAACAGTAAATAATTACCAATCAACCATGTAACTATAACTAGAAGATCGGCTTAAATGACATCAGGACCTGGCCAGAGACTGGCCCAGTTAATTCAGGCCTTAGTTACTTATATCATTTATTATGGTGAGACCTGAAGAACACCAGGACCAGACCAGAGCTGGCCCAGTTAAATTCAGGCCACCTAGCGAGACTTTCCATTTATTTTAGGGTCCCATGTTAGCCTAGGTTCCTTAATCAGTTACAAAACAAGCCACAATGCTGCCTGGGCCAAAAAGATATTCAGGACTATATTAAAATGCCAATTGGATTGAACTGCAGGGATAAATATACCTTCCAATTAATTCCTCTAGTTGTGGTTGAAGCTCTTTGTCTCTTAGATCCTCTATGTTCTTCGAAATCATGTCGATTCTCTGAATGGCCACTAAAATTCTGGAGTGCAAATCCTTCACAACAGCACGGGTTTTGTCAATACTCATTTGGCTTTCTCCTCTTGATTCCTGGTGTCTTAGCTGCCTACATTTCTCATCATATTGCCTGCAAACTACACTGCTTGCCTGAAGGAATAGGAATGGAGGAAAACTGTGAAATCAACATATTTTGCCAACGTACAACAAAAGGTATATGGTTCCACAATATACATCAATTATATTATTGTAACTAGATACATTTAAGTTAAACATTTGTTTAAGCATTTTACTATAGGATAAATGGGTAATACCCGCTACATTGCCATGTGAGGTTACAGCACAACTGAAGCGTTGTGCTGCAACCTGCAACCATATAAAAAAACCTCGCCCGAGGAATGAAAGACCGctctcccggtattatattaaaaAGATACTGAAACATGGTTCTGGCCGATAAAATTCCCGAACCCCAGCCCCCCATCAATAGCGGGCCGTTACCGCCCACTCTACAACGGTCCAGCCGGAGGGTGGCGCGCAGAACGTAACTCGGGAGCGGGCGGGGCATAGCGAGGGGATATTTAAACCAAGCCAGAAATTCACCCCGAGGGAGATCGAACCCGGGatctggaggtgctactcggaagccttaaccattacgctagaggccctttTGCTGCTGCAACCATATCAATGAGGCAGAACCTCAGTACATACATTTTGGGTATTAGTATGATCTATTTGTTCCATCTTCTAGTCATCTTCAAAGTGGACTTTTTACAAGAATTGAGATCAGACATCAACATCAACATagtcttttagtcccaagcaagttagggtaggctagagttgaaacccaacaagatgACACCAAAAGGGGAAATAATTGAGATCAGAGCAGAAAAAAAATAATCCCATTACAAGTAAGCTAATATTCTTCAGAGTTGAATAACTGCATAAAAGAAGCAAATCTTTCTTGCTATATATCGTCACACTGTCACTGTGTCACACATAATAGAAGTCATAAAGCAGCCAGGTAACAGAAAAGGGAGAAAGAAATTTACCTTGACTTCATCATAAAGCTTTCTCTCCCATGCATACAACCTGTCCAGTGTGGAGGCATGACTGCCTGAATTCATGTATACACCACCAAAGATATTTCCATTGAGACCGTCAGTGTCTTCCTTCGATGTTGTCCCAAGAGGAATTCTAGATGATGAAGAAAGTGAAGACATTGATCTATGCCAGGTAAGGTACTTCACTTCGGCCTGAGGAGGAGCTGTATCACAACATGAGGCATTTCAAAGTCATGGTGGGCTATAATAAAAGCGCTACTAAGCCTGATCGGTACTGATTGTTGTGGCTGCAGCTGCCGCAAGTCTCTGCAACAGTTACACAATAAAtgcagccgcagccgcagccacaGAGCAAGCATTAGCAAAGCATGTTGACTACTCGTGGCGAAAGGTATAGGCTAACACACTACCTCCAAATCTGCATTAGCTACCTAGCTATTTCAACTTCAACCATATTATACTGCAGTACAAAAAGTGATCACACGGCAATGAGAATACTATTGTTTCCAAAAGTGCCTCCAGCATCTAAGTATATGATACTACTACACAACTAACATATTATTACAATCAATGACCAAACTTATACGCTCCATAAGTACCAAAAAATAAGTGGAACTAAACAAAAATTGCATAGTGTCAGACTAACAATACATTGTGCTACAATCATTTATAGGAACTTGTGCCGTATGAGGGGAAGGAACAAAATGTAGTTATTAAAGTTAAGAGTAAAATAACTTACGTTGAGGAAGAGGGACTTCCTCTCTGCAACAAGCAAATAATGTTGCAAAAAAGCCTGATGCTGTTGATCCCGGCGCTGCACCAAAGTATCAAGATAACTCCAATAGTAAGTACAATATAACAGATTAATAGATGGAGTGACAAAAAATAATGGACACTAGCTGAAGCTACAGCAATGCTAAGTTGCTAACAAGTAACAAATAAATAGGAAAATTCCATATAATGATGTGCACGCAGCCCAAAACCTTTCTACTTTCCATCTTTCTTTTTGAATCAAAACTCCCAATGCGTGAATTATGGAACAGTAATGTAAAGAAACCTACTAAAATACAACCTTTTTCTTCTGGTAGTAAAGGGCGGAAATTGACTTTGTCTGCTTCAAGCATCCTTGGGACTTCTTTCCCAGAATCAGATGCCTTGATAAACAAGATCTCAATCTCCTTAATGCAAGAGTTTAAATCCCTCGCCACATTCCTTACATCATGTAAAGGTTTCTTGAATTTCCCATTAACTTGAAACGCAGCAGTTGAAGATGAAATTTCTTTCGGAGGACTTGTAACAGGCGTTTCGTCACTTTCATACATGCTAATGTCCAGTACCCTCATGTCATGTTTTGGTTTTTCAGCAGGAGAATCAACTCCAGGATGATCTTTTGTTTTTTCAGTAGGAGAATCAACTCCGGCATGATCTTTTGGTTTTTCAGTCTGAGGATCATCTGGCGTGACATCTTTTAGTCTTTCAGTCTGAGAATCAACTGCTCTGTCATCTTTTGGTCTTTCAGGCTGAGAATCAATCGTTTCTGAAACTAAGTCATCTTTAGGAAGCGATGTGGATGAATGATCTGTTGCAATATGTGCAACGGGTGTATCATTGCGATTCTTGAACATCCGCACTAAAGATTCAGATGTTGGATTGTCAAAATCATCTTCTGACAATGCAAGATCATCCTCTCCACCATTCATAGGAGATTTCTCAACATCTTTGAGATCTGGAGGTTTCTCCTGTCCTAGGCGCCGCTTTAGATAATCAGGATAAGCAGGAGACTTCTCCAGTTCCTCTTCAAGTTCTGGGATTCCCTCTTTCTCCCGAAGACGCCTGATATCATCATCATTCTCAAAGTCATGACCAAGTTCCTTGTCATCATGGAATGACATCTGGCTCTCAACAGGTTGGAAAAGGCCAAAGTAGTCCCATGGTGGTGTTCCAGGGGGAGCTTCAAACGTTGAACTGTCATCCAGGTCATGGATAGCTTGTCCACGCACAGGGGATGATGTTTCGAGAGTTGCGGTCACAGGTTCAATCACCTTCTCCTTAACAGTTGTCACTGAATTGCCCCCAGCTTTCATATGATTAACATGGAAACGTCCTGAAGATAATGGTGAGGGAACTGGGGAGAAAGAGTCACTAGCATGATGTGAAAGGGATGGAGATATGGTCATCGGTTTCTGCATGATTGTAGGAGGCTCTGGAGTGGCAGATGTTGATGTGAACAGTGACGAATCTGTCGGCACTTCAGGCTCTACGAATTTTCTCAGAGCAAATCCCGTGTGCCTCAGTGACTGAATATAAGCGAAATGAGTAGCTGCAAAAGCACATCTCCCGTCAAGAGCTTCTCTAACAAATCGTTTTCTTTCCTGGCACAAGACAAGAGCCTTGTCATCTTCGTTCTTTGATCGTGAACCCATTATAGAAGTGCACCAGCCTCAATGACGAACAAAAGCCAAACGTGCATGCAAACTCATGCTACGCACTGCAGATCCATGCTAGTGTTGAGGGAAGATGTTCCATAGGGAAGACGCCAAAGCGGTATCAACTTTCTGCCTGCACTCAAGTATTCAAGAATTTTTGCTATTAGATAATATCCCAGAGTTCAGCGACGCTGGCATGAAAGAAAACATCAGTAACTCTGTATACCCACTGGTGTCAATTTAGCATGTGGTACAAAATAGCTTACATGTGTAGTGCACAAACTGATCATATCAAAATTTTAAAAAACAAAACACTATAATCTGCAGCACAAAACGGCAAGTCATGACCCAAAAAGTGGACAAGCCATAACCATATCAAAAGTATCCTACACAGCTCAGATCATAAAATCTAGGTTCCTCAATGGTTACTAGCTTATAACGTACCGACGCTTAAAAGGAAATTTTGGAAGGTGAAGCCCACGTAACGGAAAAGCACTTCCCAGACCATACCGACATGTAACGGAAAAACGGGCTAAATAAG
It contains:
- the LOC100382001 gene encoding uncharacterized protein LOC100382001; translated protein: MGSRSKNEDDKALVLCQERKRFVREALDGRCAFAATHFAYIQSLRHTGFALRKFVEPEVPTDSSLFTSTSATPEPPTIMQKPMTISPSLSHHASDSFSPVPSPLSSGRFHVNHMKAGGNSVTTVKEKVIEPVTATLETSSPVRGQAIHDLDDSSTFEAPPGTPPWDYFGLFQPVESQMSFHDDKELGHDFENDDDIRRLREKEGIPELEEELEKSPAYPDYLKRRLGQEKPPDLKDVEKSPMNGGEDDLALSEDDFDNPTSESLVRMFKNRNDTPVAHIATDHSSTSLPKDDLVSETIDSQPERPKDDRAVDSQTERLKDVTPDDPQTEKPKDHAGVDSPTEKTKDHPGVDSPAEKPKHDMRVLDISMYESDETPVTSPPKEISSSTAAFQVNGKFKKPLHDVRNVARDLNSCIKEIEILFIKASDSGKEVPRMLEADKVNFRPLLPEEKAPGSTASGFFATLFACCREEVPLPQPPPQAEVKYLTWHRSMSSLSSSSRIPLGTTSKEDTDGLNGNIFGGVYMNSGSHASTLDRLYAWERKLYDEVKASSVVCRQYDEKCRQLRHQESRGESQMSIDKTRAVVKDLHSRILVAIQRIDMISKNIEDLRDKELQPQLEELIGSLTRMWATMLECHRHQHDIIKLVSSTRNMKTSIRSESQFQATLLLQVELNTLCSNFQKWIASHKAYLQSLNSWLLKCVKALQRKRKSSRKKNIKADPITKYAVAPIFKTCESWINLLDDLPTDLEDAIKDLAADINRYVPHQEKQRGGSKLTLSLSRSGRSNGEMGEVHRSYTPMDLQSSLETFLGKLEMFSDVSLQKYMKLKEDIDEAKERYEEAQAAQRI